GGTGCGACCAGCTACCGCCCTGCCAGATTGGTGGCTGGAGGCGATCGACAGTACGCCCCTCGTCTGGCGTATATGGCGACAGGATTGGAGCGGCCAGGGCAATGAAGACCAGGATCAGCAGGACGATGCCGCCCGCGACGGACATCCTCAGCTTCCAGGCTGCTTGCAGGACTGACCGCAGCGTGCGCTGGCGAAAGCGCTGCTGAGCAAATGCGGAATTGGCGGAATCCTGCGTGGCGGAGCCGACCGATGCGAACTCAACCGTTGTCGTCGATCAAGGTCGTTCGATGGACCCACTGCCTGTGCTGCTACTGGCGCAGGCGCGGATCGATGAACCCGACGACGATATCGACAGACAGATTGACCAGGCTGATGATGATTGCAAGTGTGACGACAGCCGCCTGCGTAACTGGGCGTCATTACGAATAAATCAATAGCGCTGGCAAGGCCAACCAGCCGACAAAGCCGACTCGGTGATGACCGCGCCACCGAGTTAGCCAGATGCAGACCGAGAACGGTGATGACCGGGATCATCGTGTTGCGGAACGCGTGGCGACCGAGCACAACGCGCTCAGTCAGGCCCTTCGCGCGAGCCGTGCGGACGTAGTCCTGTGTCAGCGCGTCGAGCATGCCGGATCGCACCAGTCGTTCAGTGACCGGCGCCAGAAAGACCCCAGCACGACAGTCGGCAAGATCAGATGCTTGAGTCGATCGACGCCCATCTCGCCATAGCCGGAGGGTGGCAACCATTTCAGGTTCACGCCGAAGACGATGATGAGCATCAGGCCGAGCCAGAAGATCGGCATCGCCTGACCGGCGACGACGAACAGCGTCGAGATGTTGTCCCAGATCGTGTAGCGCTTGTAAGCGGAGAGGATGCCCATAGGGATGGCGATGACGGTCGCCAGGATCGTACCGGCGAGGGTCAGGAGCAGGGTCGCTGGCATGCGTTCCATCACCAGCGACAGGGCGGAGCGCTCAGTGCCGGAATGAATTGCCGAAGTCGCCGCGTATCGCGCTGGATAGGAAATCGGCTACTGCACGTATAGCGGCCTGTTGAAGCCCATCTCCTCGCGGAAGATCTCGCGCTGCTCGTAGGGGGTCTCCGGCGGCAGCAGGACATTCACCGGGTCCCCGATCATGTTCGTGATGATGAACACGATGACCGAGATGCCAAGACCGCGATCAGCATCTGAATCACGCGGTGCATGACATCGCCCATGGGCGAGAGCCTCCCCAGGGATGGCTGGCGACCGGTCTCGTTGCCGGTTACCAGCCATCCCGGCTGAAATCAGTTTACGCCTTTAACGTCGGCGGTGAGTACATGTCAATCTCGTCCGCCTGCGGGGCTTTCCAGTCGACCTTGTTGCTGACGCCCCAGATACGTCGGAACCCCCACATGAAGATCACTGGCGCTTCGTCGCGGACGATGCGCTGCGCGCCTACCAGTAGATCTCCTTGGGTGATCCTGAATGAGTGAACTGCAGCCCTCAGCATCGAGCAACGCATCCAGATCCGGGTTGTTGTAGTAGGTGAAGATCAGTCGCTTCTGCAGCATGTCCCAGTAGATGCCGTCAGCATCGAACACCAGTACGAGCCCCAGTTGTAGGAGCACATCGGCCCGGCGTTGCCTTCGTTGTGGCGGGTCGTGAAGACGTTGCCGTCGCTGAGTGTCTCGAACTCGACGCGGATGCCAGCAGCGGCGAGATCGCGCTGCATCATACGATCGACCTGATCCTGTGGTTCGGCATCGAGGACGGCCCACGCACCCACTTCACATCAATGCCATCCGAACGGCTTCTGTAGCAGGTAGCTTGGCCTTGTCCCGGATCGTATTCATTGCGGCTCGATTGATGGATCGAAGCCGAAGTGCATCAGTTCAGCATGGCCGGCGTGCGATCACCACGCCGGCTGCAGCGAATCAATGTAGCCCTGGATATCGCAGGCATGGTTCGCGGCGTGACGGACCTTCACATCCTGGAATGAGTTCGGACCAGAGCGCCCCATCGCGTCCAGGCGAAAGGGTAATGCCAACACGCAGGATCGCTTGCGTGATCGGCGTCGCGACACCCGAATTCTCGACCGCCTTCATCTGGTCGAACGGGACGACGCGAACGATGTCGACGTTGCCGGCCAAGAGCAAAGCAGGTACGTCAGCACCTGGAGCTGCAGCAGGATCAGATCTTTGTATGCGGGCTTGACATCGGATTCCAGTAATTCGTCGTTGCGCGTGAGAACAAGGCTCCTGGCCGTGCTTCCACTCGACAAACTTGTACGGGCCAGAGCCGACAGCGTTCTCCGCCAGCCACTCATCGCCCTTCTCCTGCGCCAGGCTTCTCGGGATCATCTGCGGAAGTTCCCTACTGGGCGCTCAGCGAGATCGGATAGGGCTCCTTCGTGTTTACGTGGACGGTGTAATCATCGACGATGTCGACGCTTTCGATCTGGGCATGGTTGCCAAGTTGCGGGCTCTTCTGGTCGGGGTTGATGATGCGATCCCAGTTCCACTTGACCGTTGCGGCGGTGAGAATCGTCACCGTTATGGAACTTCACATCTGACGGAGAGCTTCATCACAGACGGGTAAAACAATCATTTCTCATTTTCTCGGCCAGCCACGGCTCGATCAGGTTCGTTTCCGCGTTGCGCTCTCCGAGGTTGTCGTGGGTGTGATAGAAGGCGATGATTCCGGTACGCAGGTTGTGCATGTGCGGATCCATCGTCGGCAGGTCGGACTGGTGGATGACGCGCGGAGTGTCCCGCCCTCACCGCCAGTGTCGGTGCTGCCTTCATCGCCTTCTGTCGCCTCAGCCGGCGCATCTGTCGCTTCCACGCGGGAGCACTGGTTGCGGCGCCACCGCCGGTCGTGCCGCCGTCGCCGGAATCACCGTCATCATCATCGCCACCGCAAGGCTTTGCCAGCAAGCCAGCGACCAGGCCCGCGCCAGCCCAGACCATTATGGCCCTCATCAATGTGCGTCGGTCGATTCTGCCCTCGCGATAGAAGCGCTGCCAGTTCACGCCGAATTTTGTCGTTGATCTGCTGGCCAGTCAGGTCGCTCACATCGACACCTCCTACCGGTGTGCGTCACAGGCTGGTGCGCCGCTCACAATGAGTCGACGCCCATAACTGCTGGCGGATGCGTGGATTTTCGGATTGACCGGATGCTACGGGCTTTGAAAATCCGTCAATATCGAATGCCATTTATTGCGCGAATCAAGATATCCGCGTAAGCGGATAGGGAGGCGCAAACCTGTGGCGCACTTAACTACCTTGCAATGTTTGTGACGCAGATTTCGGTGAGCAAGCGCCCGCCTACACGTTCGCCCCGCGTTGATCTGAGTCGAACCGGTGGGAAGTCCTCGCTGCGGTTCAAGGAATGACAGGACAAGGGGTTGGCTGCCGGACCGGACTGCTCGCCATTGCTGGCATTGCCGACTCGCTGGACTGGTAACCTCCATGTTCCCCTGTCATCTTGAGGTCGCAACCGAAAGATCTCCCACCCGTTCGACTCAGTCCAACGTAGGGGAGATCTCTCACTGCGGTTCGAGATGACAGGACAAGGAGTTGTCTGCCTGGGCGGACTGTTCGCCACTGCTATCAATGACAACCTGCTGGCTCGGCAGCCAACCCCGCCT
This is a stretch of genomic DNA from Thermomicrobiales bacterium. It encodes these proteins:
- a CDS encoding ABC transporter permease codes for the protein MPATLLLTLAGTILATVIAIPMGILSAYKRYTIWDNISTLFVVAGQAMPIFWLGLMLIIVFGVNLKWLPPSGYGEMGVDRLKHLILPTVVLGSFWRRSLNDWCDPACSTR
- a CDS encoding ABC transporter substrate-binding protein encodes the protein MTILTAATVKWNWDRIINPDQKSPQLGNHAQIESVDIVDDYTVHVNTKEPYPISLSAQ